Proteins from one Halopseudomonas pelagia genomic window:
- a CDS encoding PA2169 family four-helix-bundle protein, which yields MTTTNSKDVIEVLNDLIETSKDGEAGFKVCAEDVKRPDLKALFSDRAVECGKAASELQAIVFQLGGDPENSTSLAGDMHRRWVDLKSAITGKSDEGVLNECERGEDVAKKSYKEALEKDLPADVRAVVERQYQGVLRNHDQIKALRDSERAKS from the coding sequence ATGACCACTACTAATTCGAAAGATGTAATTGAAGTTCTCAACGATCTGATCGAAACCAGCAAAGATGGTGAAGCGGGTTTCAAGGTCTGTGCCGAAGACGTCAAACGCCCCGACCTGAAAGCCTTGTTTTCAGACCGTGCCGTTGAGTGTGGGAAAGCCGCCAGTGAACTGCAGGCGATTGTATTCCAGCTGGGCGGCGACCCAGAGAACAGCACGAGTCTGGCAGGCGACATGCATCGTCGCTGGGTTGACTTGAAGTCGGCAATTACTGGCAAGAGTGATGAAGGCGTGCTCAATGAGTGCGAGCGTGGCGAAGATGTCGCCAAGAAGAGCTACAAAGAAGCGCTTGAAAAGGATCTGCCCGCCGATGTGCGTGCAGTGGTAGAGCGTCAGTATCAGGGTGTGCTGCGCAACCACGATCAGATCAAGGCTTTGCGCGACTCCGAGCGTGCGAAAAGCTGA
- a CDS encoding Yip1 family protein, whose protein sequence is MLAHLPALLTTPADAWTNIRKDADQHPWGFLPLMLLGPLIPAIACYIGAAHTGWSFYGGEERQYLTPGSAALLGLMCYLGFLAGLLVMSFMTRWVLFRVPQRPSLPISLTFMTVTSIPMMLAALAAMLPYRPVLLIVGALGAALSCILLFFGLPSYMKMPRNDHTRFFAACIIGVGLLTLVTIGFVFMEMWWQPLEGGSYENVADPGE, encoded by the coding sequence ATGCTGGCTCACTTACCTGCACTACTCACCACCCCAGCTGACGCCTGGACCAATATCCGCAAGGATGCCGATCAACATCCGTGGGGGTTTCTCCCCTTGATGCTGCTCGGGCCACTGATTCCCGCTATCGCCTGCTATATCGGTGCCGCCCACACTGGATGGAGTTTTTACGGCGGCGAGGAAAGGCAGTACTTGACCCCCGGCAGTGCAGCTTTGCTGGGGCTGATGTGCTACCTGGGTTTTCTAGCGGGGTTGCTGGTGATGAGCTTTATGACCCGATGGGTGTTGTTTCGCGTCCCGCAAAGACCCTCGCTACCAATCAGCTTGACCTTTATGACGGTGACATCAATTCCGATGATGCTGGCAGCCTTGGCGGCCATGCTCCCCTATCGCCCGGTACTGCTGATCGTTGGCGCCCTGGGCGCGGCCCTGTCATGCATCTTGCTGTTCTTCGGCCTGCCGTCCTATATGAAAATGCCAAGGAACGACCACACCCGTTTCTTCGCCGCCTGCATTATCGGTGTCGGTCTGCTGACACTGGTGACTATCGGTTTTGTCTTCATGGAAATGTGGTGGCAGCCGCTGGAAGGTGGCTCATACGAAAACGTAGCTGATCCCGGGGAGTGA
- the nadA gene encoding quinolinate synthase NadA, which produces MSQIPERVLVQAHLAAKQVAPLTDAEQADYKRRIAEELKAQNAVLVAHYYTDPLLQSLAEETGGCVSDSLEMARFGRDHPATTLVVAGVRFMGETSKILSPEKRVLMPTLDATCSLDIGCPIDEFSAFCDQHPDRTVVVYANTSAAVKARADWVVTSSCALQIVEHLMDQGQKILWAPDQHLGNYIQRETGADMLLWEGSCIVHEEFKAKALLDLKAVYPDAAILVHPESPMSVIELADAVGSTSQLIKATQTLPNPTFIVATDRGIFYKMQQGAPDKQLIEAPTAGNGATCRSCAHCPWMAMNTLPRLLESLQQGSNEIHVAAELIPRAVQPLERMLNFTRQANLAAKGNA; this is translated from the coding sequence ATGTCACAGATTCCCGAACGGGTCCTGGTGCAGGCGCACCTCGCGGCCAAGCAGGTTGCGCCGCTGACCGACGCCGAACAGGCTGACTACAAGCGCCGCATTGCCGAAGAGCTCAAGGCTCAGAATGCGGTGCTGGTGGCGCATTACTACACCGATCCGCTGCTGCAGTCGTTGGCGGAGGAGACCGGTGGCTGCGTATCGGATTCGCTGGAAATGGCGCGTTTTGGCCGTGACCATCCGGCCACCACACTGGTGGTTGCCGGTGTGCGTTTCATGGGCGAGACGTCGAAGATTCTCAGCCCGGAAAAGCGCGTGCTGATGCCGACGCTGGATGCCACCTGTTCGCTGGATATTGGCTGCCCAATCGATGAGTTTTCTGCGTTTTGCGACCAGCACCCGGATCGCACCGTGGTGGTATATGCCAATACCTCTGCGGCGGTGAAGGCACGCGCCGATTGGGTCGTGACTTCCAGCTGCGCCTTGCAGATTGTCGAGCACCTGATGGACCAGGGGCAAAAGATTCTGTGGGCGCCGGATCAGCATCTGGGTAATTACATTCAGCGTGAAACCGGTGCGGATATGCTGCTGTGGGAAGGCTCCTGCATTGTGCATGAGGAGTTCAAGGCCAAGGCGCTATTGGATCTGAAAGCGGTGTACCCGGATGCGGCGATTCTGGTTCATCCTGAGTCGCCGATGTCGGTGATTGAGTTGGCTGACGCGGTAGGGTCGACTAGTCAGTTGATCAAGGCAACGCAGACGCTGCCCAACCCGACCTTTATCGTCGCCACCGATCGCGGCATTTTCTACAAGATGCAACAGGGCGCGCCGGATAAACAACTTATTGAAGCACCTACTGCCGGCAATGGCGCCACCTGCCGCAGTTGCGCACATTGCCCCTGGATGGCGATGAACACGCTGCCCCGTCTGCTGGAGAGCCTGCAGCAGGGCAGTAACGAGATTCACGTGGCGGCCGAGCTGATACCGCGCGCGGTGCAGCCGTTGGAGCGGATGCTCAACTTCACCCGCCAGGCTAATCTGGCGGCCAAGGGTAACGCCTGA
- a CDS encoding M48 family metalloprotease has protein sequence MQFNPFVTLAMVKTLAFCVLTTIAVPQAAQADEFNLPSLGDTSSSLMSREQEYQLGRAWLSMLRGSVATMDDPLLKDFIERHVFSLAETSQLSDPRLTFVLIESPQLNAFAAPGGVVGVNGGLFLNAHTEAEFASVMAHELAHLSQRHFSRGLEQQQRMRIPVMTAMLASVILAAAGGGDAGFAALASTQAAAIQEQRRFSRQNEQEADRIGLLNLDNAGYDPTAMPDMFERLARLSRFSRTPPEFLLTHPVNQSRIADSRNRAEQLPGDGRRDSVEYQMMRARVQLHHERNPGLAVQRFRILLDEHEGDHAAARYGLVLALTRSAQYAEATEALEPLLEEYPDNVTVTLAAVELDAAQNRLDQALGRIDRLLQINPGNYPLLEARADMLLRATRYQEAEQAIDKLAAQRSSDPDVWYLAAEIRGLAGNILGVHLARAEYFMLAGDLDQAGQQLDLAARRAGDNYVMSARIDARQQDLANQREILKSF, from the coding sequence ATGCAATTCAACCCGTTTGTAACCTTGGCAATGGTCAAGACGCTGGCCTTTTGCGTACTGACCACCATCGCTGTGCCTCAAGCGGCGCAGGCGGATGAGTTCAACCTGCCCTCTCTGGGCGACACCAGTTCATCGCTCATGTCCCGCGAGCAGGAATACCAACTCGGCCGGGCCTGGCTTTCCATGCTGCGTGGCTCAGTGGCGACCATGGATGATCCGTTGCTGAAGGACTTCATTGAACGGCACGTTTTCAGTCTGGCCGAGACCAGTCAGTTAAGTGATCCGCGCCTGACGTTTGTCCTGATAGAAAGTCCGCAGCTGAACGCTTTTGCCGCTCCCGGCGGAGTCGTTGGCGTCAACGGCGGGCTGTTTCTCAACGCCCATACCGAGGCAGAGTTCGCCTCGGTGATGGCACATGAACTGGCTCACCTCTCGCAGCGGCATTTTTCTCGCGGCCTGGAACAACAGCAGCGTATGCGCATACCGGTCATGACCGCGATGCTGGCCAGCGTAATACTGGCTGCGGCCGGCGGCGGTGACGCCGGCTTTGCTGCCCTGGCCTCGACTCAGGCAGCCGCGATCCAGGAGCAGCGTCGCTTCTCACGCCAGAATGAACAGGAGGCCGACCGTATCGGCCTGCTAAATCTCGACAACGCCGGGTACGATCCTACCGCCATGCCGGATATGTTCGAGCGCCTGGCCCGACTGAGCCGATTCAGTCGCACTCCGCCCGAATTTTTGCTGACTCACCCGGTCAACCAGTCGCGGATTGCCGACTCGCGTAACCGCGCCGAGCAATTACCTGGCGATGGTCGGCGTGACAGCGTGGAATATCAAATGATGCGCGCGCGTGTGCAATTGCACCACGAACGCAATCCTGGCCTGGCAGTGCAGCGCTTTCGCATTCTGCTGGACGAGCATGAGGGTGACCACGCCGCGGCGCGCTACGGGCTGGTACTGGCATTGACCCGCAGCGCACAGTATGCGGAAGCAACAGAGGCGCTTGAACCTCTGCTTGAGGAATATCCGGATAACGTCACCGTCACTCTGGCAGCAGTGGAGCTTGACGCCGCACAGAACCGCCTGGATCAGGCACTTGGCCGAATCGACCGACTGCTGCAGATAAATCCAGGCAACTACCCGTTACTGGAAGCGCGGGCCGACATGCTGTTGCGTGCCACGCGTTACCAGGAAGCAGAGCAAGCCATCGACAAACTCGCCGCCCAGCGCAGCAGTGATCCGGATGTCTGGTATCTGGCAGCCGAAATTCGTGGTTTGGCGGGTAATATTCTCGGCGTACATCTGGCCAGGGCCGAGTACTTCATGCTCGCCGGCGACCTGGACCAGGCAGGCCAGCAACTTGACCTGGCGGCCAGGCGCGCGGGCGACAATTACGTCATGAGCGCACGTATTGACGCCAGGCAGCAGGATCTCGCCAATCAGCGCGAAATCCTCAAAAGCTTCTGA
- a CDS encoding sulfurtransferase TusA family protein, whose translation MAADPTALKIDHDVSRTLDARGLSCPLPLLKTKLELNTMKADEILHVLATDAGSQRDLQRFSELSGNKLIAAEILDDEFHYWLRKR comes from the coding sequence ATGGCGGCTGATCCAACAGCGCTGAAAATCGATCACGATGTGTCCCGCACTCTGGATGCTCGAGGTTTGTCCTGTCCGCTGCCGCTGCTCAAGACCAAGCTGGAGCTGAATACCATGAAGGCGGATGAGATTCTGCATGTGCTGGCGACCGACGCTGGTTCGCAACGTGATCTTCAGCGCTTCTCTGAACTGTCTGGCAACAAACTGATTGCAGCTGAGATATTGGACGACGAGTTTCATTATTGGTTGCGCAAGAGGTGA
- a CDS encoding AI-2E family transporter translates to MLKVFQGWMHRYFSDEEAVVLAVVLALGFAIIISFGDKLAPLLTGLVLAYLLQGLVTLLRRWHVPHALSVWLVFLLFLGALSALLGVVVPLVWRQITNLFNELPRMLVQWQAQLEHLPEQYPALISQGQIERLIGSINGELGQFGQWVLSQSLASLPMLVTILVYLVLVPILVFFFLMDNQKISNWMVSQLPRERRLMNQVWTEMNQQIANYIRGKVIEILIVGAVSYICFAVLKVNYAALLAVVVGLSVLVPYIGATVATIPVALIGLFQWGLGNEFMVLMIVYAVIQALDGNVLVPILFSEAVNLHPVAIIAAILIFGGLWGFWGIFFAIPLATLFKAVLYAWPRGVEAAHDAAPVGHPGTAEQLD, encoded by the coding sequence ATGTTGAAGGTTTTCCAGGGGTGGATGCACCGCTATTTCTCCGACGAAGAAGCGGTAGTGCTGGCGGTGGTGTTGGCGTTGGGCTTTGCCATTATCATCAGCTTTGGTGACAAACTTGCGCCCCTGCTTACCGGTTTGGTGTTGGCGTATCTGCTGCAGGGTCTGGTGACCTTGTTGCGCCGCTGGCATGTCCCGCACGCACTCTCGGTATGGCTGGTCTTTCTGCTTTTTCTCGGCGCGCTGTCTGCATTGCTTGGTGTTGTGGTGCCGCTGGTTTGGAGGCAGATCACCAATTTGTTCAATGAGCTGCCGCGCATGTTGGTGCAGTGGCAGGCTCAGCTTGAACACTTGCCCGAGCAATATCCGGCACTCATCTCCCAGGGACAGATTGAGCGATTAATCGGCTCTATAAATGGTGAACTGGGGCAGTTCGGGCAGTGGGTGCTTTCTCAATCTCTGGCCAGCCTGCCGATGCTGGTGACCATTCTGGTCTATCTGGTACTGGTACCGATTCTGGTGTTTTTCTTTCTGATGGATAACCAGAAGATCAGCAACTGGATGGTCAGCCAGTTGCCCCGTGAGCGCCGACTGATGAACCAGGTGTGGACGGAGATGAATCAGCAGATTGCCAATTATATCCGTGGCAAGGTGATCGAGATTCTGATTGTTGGCGCGGTGAGCTACATCTGTTTTGCGGTGCTCAAGGTCAACTACGCAGCACTGCTGGCTGTGGTGGTGGGGCTCTCGGTATTGGTACCCTATATTGGCGCAACGGTGGCGACCATACCGGTAGCGCTCATTGGCCTGTTCCAGTGGGGGCTGGGCAATGAGTTCATGGTGCTGATGATCGTCTATGCGGTTATTCAAGCGCTGGATGGCAATGTGCTGGTGCCTATCCTGTTCTCAGAGGCGGTCAACCTGCATCCAGTGGCGATCATCGCGGCGATATTGATTTTTGGTGGGTTGTGGGGTTTCTGGGGAATATTTTTTGCCATACCGTTGGCGACGCTGTTCAAGGCAGTGCTGTACGCATGGCCGCGTGGCGTGGAAGCGGCCCATGACGCCGCCCCGGTCGGGCACCCGGGAACGGCGGAGCAGCTCGACTGA
- a CDS encoding peroxiredoxin yields the protein MSVTLDKPVPDFSAQATGGQEVNLATLAGTQLVIYFYPKDNTPGCTTQGQDFRDMHADFVAAHTLILGVSKDSLRTHENFKSKQSFPFELISDGDESLCRLFDVIKLKQMYGKEYEGIERSTFLIDKQGVLRREWRKVKVKGHVAEVLQAAQELNG from the coding sequence ATGAGCGTCACTCTGGACAAACCCGTTCCCGACTTCAGCGCACAGGCGACCGGCGGGCAGGAGGTCAATCTTGCGACCCTCGCTGGCACTCAACTGGTGATCTATTTCTACCCCAAGGACAATACCCCTGGCTGCACCACCCAGGGCCAGGACTTCCGCGATATGCACGCCGACTTCGTCGCTGCTCACACGCTGATTCTTGGGGTATCCAAGGACAGCCTGCGCACCCATGAGAACTTCAAGTCCAAGCAAAGCTTTCCCTTCGAACTGATCAGCGACGGCGATGAGAGCCTCTGCCGACTGTTTGATGTGATTAAGCTGAAGCAGATGTATGGCAAAGAATACGAAGGGATCGAACGCAGTACCTTCCTGATCGACAAACAGGGCGTGTTGCGTCGTGAGTGGCGCAAGGTCAAAGTCAAAGGGCATGTCGCCGAAGTATTGCAAGCCGCTCAGGAATTGAACGGCTGA
- a CDS encoding glycine cleavage system protein R: MSTANSQRDQFLVINAMGSQTTSMVTTLTRLCLEQRCLIVSSRMSRHGTCTSLLLQVSGNWDALARLETLMLTIAKREHLTLSMNRSRSLEERPQALPYNVFVTAAQRPELCAELCTFFQQIEIEIEELFSFTYMAQHTGTAMLNMTLTIAIPAKTQLSWLREQFLDFCDELNLDAVIEPWRPIH, encoded by the coding sequence ATGTCCACCGCCAATAGCCAACGTGATCAGTTTTTGGTGATCAACGCCATGGGCTCGCAGACCACCAGCATGGTCACCACTCTGACGCGGCTGTGTCTTGAGCAGCGCTGCCTGATCGTCAGCAGCCGTATGAGCCGCCACGGCACCTGCACTTCCCTGCTGCTACAGGTCAGCGGCAACTGGGACGCGCTGGCGCGACTGGAAACCCTGATGCTGACCATTGCCAAGCGCGAGCATCTGACGCTATCGATGAACCGCAGCCGTAGCCTGGAGGAGCGTCCGCAGGCTCTTCCCTACAATGTGTTTGTAACCGCCGCCCAGCGTCCTGAATTGTGCGCGGAGCTCTGCACTTTCTTCCAGCAGATCGAGATCGAGATCGAGGAGTTGTTCAGCTTTACCTACATGGCCCAGCACACCGGCACCGCCATGCTGAATATGACACTGACTATCGCCATCCCGGCCAAGACCCAGCTCAGCTGGTTGCGCGAACAGTTTCTCGACTTTTGCGATGAGCTGAACCTGGACGCCGTGATTGAACCCTGGCGACCTATTCATTAA
- the dapA gene encoding 4-hydroxy-tetrahydrodipicolinate synthase, which translates to MIAGSLVALVTPMDSRGGLDWLALERLIDFHLENGTDGIVAVGTTGESATLSMSEHKEAIRRVVDQVAGRVPVIAGTGANSTREAVELTESARSVNADACLLVTPYYNKPTQEGLYQHYRFIAEAVDIPQILYNVPGRTACDMLPETVERLADTPNIIGIKEATGDLQRARELIDRVGDRMAVYSGDDPTAVELILMGGKGNISVTSNVAPKAMHDLCAAALRGDVDTARRINESLMPLHKALFIESNPIPVKWALHEMGLMGDGLRLPLTPLSDRCHETVRNALRECGVL; encoded by the coding sequence ATGATCGCAGGCAGCCTGGTGGCGCTGGTTACACCCATGGATTCACGTGGAGGCCTGGATTGGCTGGCCCTTGAGCGGCTTATCGACTTTCACCTGGAAAATGGTACTGATGGCATTGTCGCTGTCGGCACAACCGGTGAGTCGGCTACCTTGAGCATGAGCGAGCATAAGGAAGCCATTCGGCGCGTTGTTGATCAAGTAGCTGGCCGCGTTCCGGTGATAGCCGGCACGGGCGCCAACTCCACGCGCGAGGCCGTCGAGCTGACGGAGTCGGCCCGGAGCGTCAATGCTGATGCCTGTTTGCTGGTAACGCCGTATTACAACAAGCCGACCCAGGAAGGACTGTATCAGCACTATCGTTTTATTGCCGAAGCAGTGGATATTCCGCAGATTCTTTATAACGTGCCGGGCCGCACGGCCTGCGACATGTTGCCGGAGACGGTAGAGCGTCTGGCCGATACGCCGAATATCATCGGTATCAAGGAAGCCACTGGCGATCTGCAGCGTGCTCGCGAGCTGATTGACCGCGTAGGGGATCGCATGGCGGTGTATTCCGGCGATGACCCGACCGCGGTGGAATTGATCCTGATGGGCGGCAAAGGCAACATTTCAGTGACGTCCAATGTCGCTCCCAAGGCGATGCACGACCTTTGCGCTGCTGCATTGAGGGGCGATGTCGACACGGCAAGGCGTATCAATGAGTCGCTGATGCCACTGCACAAGGCACTCTTTATCGAGTCCAATCCCATACCGGTGAAATGGGCGCTGCATGAGATGGGTCTGATGGGCGATGGCTTGCGCCTGCCCCTTACGCCCCTGAGCGACCGTTGCCATGAGACGGTTCGTAACGCCCTGCGTGAATGCGGTGTGTTGTGA
- the bamC gene encoding outer membrane protein assembly factor BamC — translation MKPVLGALSVVLLGSLSGCGYIYGEDGYFRDRGSDYQAAQIKPRMEVPDGIESKPIGDLLPVPGQVTGNQEFDEFEMPRPQAMLVSAEASEFSLQQDDARRWVHAQRSPADTWPLVRQFWNDYQVGVASESANLGEVETDWLAFDVQSDNPLVRRISPALGEGRSEEDEHRFRMRVEPGVQSGSSEIFILHTHRSQGGNRDEWPESSDNLNLERAVLAELESYLSQSRADGSTSLVASQEGLIAQRATLDEDGAGNAVLNIQSDFNRTWAAVGDALGQADILVTDLDRSSGVYYVDLDQTASSQQEKPGFFGRLFGRDEDEEVTARPLQVRLTQVSNGVQVTVERSIETAAEGDEAQALLTRIRDNLN, via the coding sequence ATGAAGCCTGTACTGGGTGCTCTATCAGTCGTGCTGCTGGGCAGCCTAAGCGGTTGTGGGTACATCTATGGTGAGGATGGCTACTTCCGTGACCGCGGCTCCGATTACCAGGCGGCGCAGATCAAGCCCAGAATGGAGGTTCCAGATGGCATTGAAAGTAAGCCGATTGGCGATCTGCTTCCGGTGCCCGGCCAGGTAACGGGCAACCAGGAGTTTGACGAATTCGAGATGCCAAGGCCGCAAGCCATGCTGGTCAGCGCAGAAGCTTCTGAATTTTCCTTGCAGCAGGATGATGCCAGACGCTGGGTTCATGCACAGCGCAGCCCTGCAGATACCTGGCCGTTGGTCAGACAGTTCTGGAATGATTACCAGGTGGGTGTCGCATCTGAATCAGCCAATCTTGGCGAAGTGGAGACTGACTGGCTCGCCTTTGACGTGCAATCAGATAACCCGCTGGTGCGGCGGATTTCTCCGGCGTTGGGTGAGGGTCGCAGCGAGGAAGACGAGCACCGCTTCCGCATGCGCGTTGAGCCTGGCGTCCAGTCGGGCAGCAGCGAGATCTTCATACTGCACACCCACCGCAGCCAGGGCGGCAATCGAGATGAATGGCCGGAGAGCTCCGACAACCTCAATCTTGAACGCGCGGTGCTGGCCGAGTTGGAAAGTTATCTGAGCCAGTCGCGTGCCGATGGCAGCACCTCACTGGTCGCGTCGCAGGAAGGTCTGATCGCCCAGCGCGCGACCTTGGATGAGGATGGCGCAGGTAACGCAGTGCTGAATATTCAGTCGGACTTCAATCGCACCTGGGCCGCCGTCGGTGACGCATTGGGCCAGGCCGACATACTGGTAACGGATCTGGACCGCAGCAGCGGCGTCTATTATGTCGATCTGGATCAGACAGCCAGCAGTCAACAGGAAAAGCCGGGCTTTTTTGGACGCCTGTTTGGTCGGGATGAGGATGAAGAGGTAACTGCTCGTCCGTTGCAGGTTCGCCTTACCCAGGTCAGCAATGGCGTTCAGGTCACCGTGGAGCGGAGTATTGAAACGGCAGCTGAGGGAGATGAAGCCCAGGCGCTGCTCACCCGTATTCGCGACAACTTGAATTGA
- a CDS encoding MBL fold metallo-hydrolase translates to MRYCSLGSGSKGNATVVEYGRTRVLVDCGFSLRATEQRLAAAGLNARQLSAILVTHEHSDHINGVQRLARRYQLPVYMTAGTGRAIADADLSYERIQLDCGFTIGDLQVLPVAVPHDAREPCQFIFDNGQHRFGILTDVGNITPWIIERYSGLDGLFLEANYDPQMLAEGPYPPSLRARVAGDLGHLSNQQAAGLLQAIDRTKLKHVAIAHISEKNNRPDLAMGELSRALQGWSGDLHLAEQNQGLPWQDITGQPLTLCV, encoded by the coding sequence GTGCGTTATTGTTCCCTCGGCAGTGGCAGCAAAGGTAATGCAACTGTCGTCGAGTACGGCCGGACCCGTGTGCTGGTGGATTGCGGGTTCAGCTTGCGCGCCACGGAGCAGCGTCTGGCCGCCGCCGGGCTGAATGCGCGGCAGCTCAGCGCGATACTGGTGACTCACGAGCATAGCGATCATATCAACGGCGTCCAGCGCCTGGCTCGGCGGTATCAGTTACCGGTATATATGACCGCAGGAACCGGCCGCGCTATTGCCGATGCCGATTTATCCTATGAGCGAATCCAGCTGGACTGCGGTTTCACGATTGGAGATTTGCAGGTATTGCCCGTTGCAGTGCCGCATGACGCCCGGGAGCCTTGCCAGTTCATATTCGATAACGGCCAGCATCGATTCGGCATTCTGACTGACGTTGGCAACATCACGCCATGGATAATCGAGCGTTACAGTGGTCTGGACGGCCTGTTTCTGGAGGCCAATTATGATCCTCAGATGCTCGCCGAAGGGCCTTATCCGCCCAGTTTGCGAGCGCGGGTTGCGGGTGATCTGGGGCATCTGAGCAACCAGCAGGCGGCGGGACTGTTGCAGGCGATCGATCGAACCAAGCTCAAGCATGTCGCCATCGCGCACATCAGCGAGAAGAATAACCGGCCCGACCTGGCCATGGGTGAGCTTAGCCGCGCACTGCAGGGGTGGTCGGGTGATTTGCATCTGGCGGAACAGAATCAGGGCTTGCCCTGGCAAGATATTACGGGGCAACCCCTCACGTTATGCGTATAG
- the purC gene encoding phosphoribosylaminoimidazolesuccinocarboxamide synthase has product MEKRTELYRGKAKSVYTTDDADRLILLFRNDTSAFDGKKIEQLDRKGMVNNRFNAFIMEKLEAAGVPTQFDALLSDTEVLVKKLDMIPVECVVRNYAAGSLVKRLGIEEGTALVPPTFELFLKDDAKGDPFINASHVVTFGWATAAQLDRMQELTLMVNAILTQLFDQAGLMLVDFKLEFGLFKGEIVLGDEFSPDGCRLWDKETGKKMDKDRFRQGLGGVIEAYEEVAQRLGVSLP; this is encoded by the coding sequence ATGGAAAAACGCACTGAACTCTATCGTGGCAAGGCAAAATCGGTTTACACCACCGATGATGCGGATCGTTTGATCCTGCTGTTTCGCAATGACACCTCTGCTTTCGACGGCAAGAAGATCGAGCAGTTGGATCGCAAGGGCATGGTCAACAACCGCTTTAACGCCTTTATCATGGAAAAGCTAGAGGCGGCCGGGGTGCCGACTCAGTTCGACGCGCTGCTCTCCGACACCGAAGTGCTGGTCAAAAAGCTGGATATGATTCCGGTCGAATGCGTGGTGCGCAATTACGCCGCCGGCAGTCTGGTCAAGCGCTTGGGCATTGAAGAAGGCACCGCTCTGGTCCCACCGACATTTGAGCTGTTTTTGAAAGACGACGCCAAAGGCGACCCCTTCATCAACGCGTCTCATGTGGTCACTTTTGGCTGGGCCACCGCAGCGCAACTGGATCGCATGCAGGAACTGACCCTGATGGTTAACGCGATCCTCACCCAGTTGTTTGATCAAGCGGGCCTGATGCTGGTCGACTTCAAACTGGAATTCGGCCTGTTCAAGGGCGAGATCGTGTTGGGCGATGAGTTCAGCCCTGACGGCTGCCGCCTGTGGGACAAGGAAACCGGCAAGAAGATGGACAAGGACCGCTTCCGTCAGGGGCTTGGTGGCGTCATTGAAGCCTACGAAGAAGTCGCCCAGCGTCTGGGTGTGTCTCTACCCTAG